ATAGCAGCGGACGTGGATGTTCTCTGTAAGTGGGCTCTGCCAGGGAATTTGAGTCCTGGCAGTTTGTACTAGTCCTTATGGAGAGGATTAGCAAGTCATCAAGAGCTGGTGAGTAAGTTTCAGACTGGACTGGTGGTCAGTCAAAAAATGGCCTATGTGTTAAAAATAAAGGGGCTTGAAAGCAGGACACACAATAGATTTGGGGATGGGGGCAAAGGGACAAAAAGGACAGGGGTCAGAAATGgtttaaagaaaacaagaagataAAAGGAAACCAATATGTGACGTTGAAGGGAATAGGGAGGTagcaaaaggcagagaaaagagacaaatgagaaaaagaggaaaacaaaaagagggaaaaaaagagaagcgaTGACcaagacaaagaaacagcagTAAAGAGAGAGATCGTGTGAGACAtggagaaatgaagagaaagaaaggacagaaaagaagaggagtgaAAAGGAGGGAAATCGATTATAGAGAGGTGGCTCCTCCAGGCCAGGACTCCTGCCAGCCAGGACCAGACATGACGTCCGCAGAGGGAGAGGCCGGCCGGCACAGCCAGTGGTGGGGGGTGTCAGGGGCTGGCATCAGGGGGCAGTTCAGAGGGGAGCCTCCAGCATAGCCGTCCATGCCCGGCTTTGGCTGCTTTCCACCCTCACTTCCTGGCAGTTGTCTCTGTCTTCTTGTGACACACCACTGTATCATCTATCAAAGTGCATTATCTGCAGGACCAATTCAAGCAAAAAATTTTGCTGTCCAAAGTTTGTTATTGGGAATGGAAACGTATCTCCTCAAGGACTGTGCGGGAAAGTTTTCTTAATCCATATCCCATCAGAATAAATGCGCAGATATTAAAAACTTTGTTTAAGTCTCTGAGTTAATTTAATCAGCAAATAGCGTGGTGCATCACTGTGATGGCCGAGGGGAGCCCACCCTCCTCCATACCCCCCTCTTCGCCCTCTCACCTGACAGCCACCCCCGACCCTACGATCAAATTTGGAAGCCCAGCAGCATCCCGCGCTCACCCCCCCCCTCGGTCGCCCAGGCAGCCAGTGTCCTGGAAGAGGGGAGAGTTTTGTTTGTGGGTTCTGTTCTAGGTTTTCAGCAGAGATAGCTGTGTCTGGGACTGATTAATCGGGCCGTCTCTCTCCCCAAGACAGCTTTCGATTTGTCATGCCTAGGTCCGGCTGTAGGCTCCCGAGGGCCTGTGTGCTTCTAGTTGCCGGAGGAGAGACttggaaacaacaaacaaaaacaaaatgaaaagaaaacaaatgaacataGAGTTAGGTTAAAGATTTGACTGCCATCCTGTAAGGGGCTGCTTCACTAGCTTCACCCCTTACATCTTCACACTTTATTCAACAGCATTCCTatgttcactgtttttctgtcattcagTAGAGCGAAGTGGCTTAAATCTTCACAGGAAACCCTGCTTCAAATATGATATACTCCTTAGATACACGTTATATCTGAGAAGCATCATATGTTCTCTGAAAGAAAAGCAAATCTGTATGTATTTGTCTTCTGATCATAAATAAATCTACTGTAAATAAACATGCAGTTAAGAGTCTGATAATGAATAATGACcattgctattattattctaCAAATCAAATGgtcaaatattttgttttcgTACCGTATCTGTGTGTGGTTATACTGCAgaaattatttgttttgcacTTCAGCACACAGAACATACCTAAACCACGCGAGGCCACGTCAGTAGCGATGAGGATGGGAGCTTTGCCGCTTCGAAACTCTGCAACACGAGACAAAGAATGGACAATTAGGAGCTGAACATCATCTTCAAGGAGACAACAccgtgaaaaaaaagaaacaataattaCATAGCCTAAGTTACTGTCGTTCaactgtcagtgtgtttgttgtacCTGATAATACCCAGTCTCTTTCTGGCTGGCTCTTGTCGCCATGAATGCACATTGCTGGCCACCTAGAAGAGAGACAAATAATCTGTTATATAAAAGACCACGTAGGTTTAACTAGTTAATATGACCATGGCTTTAATCTTTTTAGTGACCCATTCTCAATTCCCGAAATGAAATGCACATGTGCGTACCCATCACGTCTCATCCTGCGTGTGAGATCGTCACATCGttttttggtctccacaaaAATGATGGTCTTGTTCTCTTTCTCAGCCATAATCTCCTCCATCAGCTGGATCAACCtgagaaaagacaacaaaagaatAATTAATTAACAGATACATTACTATTTCAAGTTATACATGCATATCTTGTACATCTACCTCACTTGTcacttcaaaaaaaataaaggctTGAAAAGGGTGGGGGAAAGATACAGTAAACAGGAAAAGAGTAAGCAGCAAGAAGAATAAAGCAAAGAATGTTACAAAGGAAGAGGGCCAAAATAATGCAAACCAAACAACTTGTAATAAACCAATGCAGGAAAAGAAAGATGTGCTATGTGACCGGCCTCTTACTTGTGATCCTTTTCACCCTCCATACAGACATCGACGATCTGAAGGATGTTGTGGTTGGCACTGAGCTCCAAGGCTCCAACATTGATTTGGACATAGTCTTTCAGAAAGTCCTCTGCCAGCTGGCGAACCTCTTTAGGCCACGTAGCGCTCCacatcagtgtctgtctgtcaggctgGGAAAGAACAcgccaaataaacaaaaattgataaaaatataatgaaatgacTGCTTCTTTTATAATTACACATACCATATTAATATATTCTATAAAACTTTTCTACAATAAGGTTTAtacaacataaatacatttattagcGTTACCCTGATCTGGTCCACAATCTTGCGAATCTGTGGTTCAAAACCCATGTCCAGCATGCGGTCAGCTTCATCCAGAACCAAGTACGTGCAGCGTCGCAGGTTGGTCTTTCCAGCCTCAAGGAAGTCAATCAGACGACCCGGAGTGGCAATGCAGATCTCAACACCTGGGAGAGACAAATTTagcatgtttcagtgtgttatAAGAAATGATTCCACTCACACAGTAATAATTACAGACTAATCCCATGTGGATTTCAACAATTGTTCAGCTGACTCAAACAACCAAACACAGACTTCCTAATCAGTTAGCAGTGTGCCACAAAACTGTGCTAATCCAAACAGTAAATACTCCTCACCTCTCTCTAGGTCTCGGATTTGAGGGCCCTTGGGAGCACCCCCGTACACACAAGTGCTTTTGATGCGAGATGACTTTCCATAGTCGTACGCCACCTGCTGAACCTGCTGCGCTAATTCTCTAGTGGGAGCCAGAACCAAGCACTGTAGAGCACACATATAAGACAAGCCACTGATTAGTGTATTTGATTCTTCAATGTTGGTTTAAGGCTGCTGTTAATATCATTCTTGCACATTCTGATATCCCAAAGCAGACAATTCAGTAATGAGTGTATTCCCTTTCTCTTCACGTACAATGGGTCCATCTCCACGCTCCAAGTAGGGCTGATGATTGATGTGCACAATGGCAGGCAGGAGATACTGAAGACAGAAATATGGATGAAAATCAGTGGATTATGCTCCAATATAATTCATCAGTATTATGTATTCATCTTTGCAAGTACAGGGGGAGAAAAAGATACATGTCTCACCGATAATGTCTTCCCCGAGCCAGTCTGAGCAATGCCCACCATATCTCTTCCACTGAGGGCCAGAGGGAAACCTTGCGCCTGAATGGCAGTAGGCTCCTTGAAATTCTGCTGCATCAATACGTCCATTACATATTctagatggagagagaaaaatattgcAACTACATCGGTAAAAGCATTTAGTTTAGGAGTTTCAGTTGCTGAGTAGTTCCACAGTTTTGCAGAAGCAGATATTCATATGTGCATGTTCTTACGGGGATACTGTGCCTGATGGAAGTGGATGATGGGCTTTGGGCAGCCTGAGCCTCGAACAGTGATTTCTTTCTTCCTGCGATACTCCTCAAGATCATACTGAAAGCacaagacagtgtgtgtgtgaaatcaacACAGTGTTCATTACAAAActtgtctctcttttcctgccCCAAACAAGGTTAAGGGCAAACATTAGGCAGGTACCCAAAAGATCAAACTGTGATATTTCAGGAGTACCTGACTCATTCGCTGCACTTCCGGATGTTCCGTATAGAAGTTCTTCTCAAATTTAGGAAGCTCCTCCAGGTCCCATCTCTTCTTCCGTAAACGGTCCCCGGGGTTCCCAAACTTTCTCCCCGGCGGTGGGCCGCTTCTGCTGGACCCGAAACGAGGGGTGCTGCAGCATGACGGGACACACACCATGTGGCGTTAGCCAGCTTTAGGTCTCTCTCTCCTTGGCTACAGTATTCAGGTTATCACTATCGCTCATAATGAAGGCATCGAGGATTTTACAATGCTAACTAACCGGCGGTTTGCGCTAGCATTAGCTCGCCTGCTAACTTAGCTGCTTACCCTCTGTCACGACCACGGTCTCTGTCTCGGTCTCCGTACGAGCCTCTCATGTTGCCGACACACGCTCTTCTGTGAGTGATGAAGCAGGTATTTAATGTTTCCTTTAGGTCAGTTGGCTCTTTTCTCGGAGAGGTTTCCTGTATTTACGTATGGTTGCTGCCTTGGGCCTTCCTTGAAAAACACCGTGGCTATATCCTACTCTGCCTCTATTTCAGCCGAATGCTAACTGGATATTAACGTTGAACGCTGTCTGAACGAGGAAACTATCACTTTCTTATAGGCTTGTTGAGAAGTCAAATATCGCACCACGGCATGTTTTCGGTGTGGTGACTGTAAACTTCAGCTCGCAGACACACTAACAAGCcgcagcaggtgttgttgttgttgttagcatAGCACTTGGCACAGCTGGCGAGCGGAAGTTACTCTGACTGGCTGCGTGTGAAGCCCCGCCCACACGAGTATGAGTGACGTCCTCAGAGatgcaacatttatttatttagtaaaactaaaattaaatcGCATCCTTTTCTCTCTATCACTTCTGCTCTATAAATCACGTGTCCTGTGTTCTCCTTTAAGAAAAAATCATTAACCAAAAGGAAGAAATATCTATCATatgttttcatattattttcTAGCTTTCAAACGGTTACTCTTATAGTAGTGTTTAAGTATTAGCTGCAGTCAAATGGTCCGTTTTAAGTCACTAGATTTTTAAGGTTATGGGTAAGTATCATTTTGATGTAGCTaaggttttattatttaatgtattGTTGGATAATTCAATTGACACTTGTACGATatcttatttattatattttcatatcacAGACTTATAGATTTATAAAATTCTAGCCTTTAAACTAACTGGCAGCTGTAACGGTAAATATAAGTAAATGCACTTTTGTGGTCTTTACAACTACTGGGTATAGGAGTTAATATTTCTTTGGACACTCCTAGTCATTGTACAATGTCACAAACATATTACATGCACATGTTGATTGTGTTTGCAAGCTATCTTGAACTAATATCTGACAGGAATGTCTAGTTTGCATTTGtcctttatttccttttcaACATCAATAGAAACCAATATAGCATCAAAACATGATAGAGCATTACCAATATACAAAAGGAAAAGCatacaacagaaataaaacaggagaatatatgaaaaatgaaaatactaaactaaagCACTATACCAAGCAACTCCATTATAGTCATCATCATGAATGTTTCGCAGTGCTTAGTGCTTAACTCTATTTACAACATTCTTTCCTCTCTGGTATAATTTTTCCAGGTTTGATATATTCAGCTTTGTGATTAACGTCCAGCTTTAAAATCATATATTATTAAATCCATGTTGTTTTGAAGGGCAGAGTATAAGGCAGTGCATTTCACCTTTTCAATTCCACTGAGTTCATGTTACATTTACAGAACAACTTCACTCAACCTCACCTTTAAATGAAGCACTACAGGTTCAGTGGAAAGGCCGATACAAAAGTGATGCATTAATTGTTGAGTGTAGGAGGCGGTTGGTGGGATATGGGTTAGCAGTCACAGCTGGAAACCAACTTTTCTACTTTTTAACAATTCTCCAAACACTTATTATTCCACCAATTGAAACCTATTTTCATATTTGGAAAGTTGACTGTGCTCTTTTGAGGATGCACATCAAATTGGCTGTTAAGTCTTCATCCTGACCACATCAAAAGGACTTTACTGTTCTACAGTCAATAGGCTTAAGTCAGTCATTAAACTAGGTTTGGATTCTGCATTCAACATAAGAAGAAAATGATGATCGCACATTTAGAGACAGCATTGGGCCTAATTTCAATAGAATCTGTCAAAAGATCTACACAGCTTTTATACTGATGTTCTCTGCCATCAAACATTTCTGATCACAACCGCAAGCAACCTCTATACTGGGCCCTGCAAAAGCCCATATCAAACATCACTTGTTAACATATGAACAATTAACTCAAACACACTGTCTATTAGCTTTTAGGAAAAGCTGATGACTTATAGCACAACCTTACAGCTATTAGCTTGCAACCAGATGACGACAGGCAGGTCTGAAGGTTTTGACTCGAGTTTTTATCTACCATACATCACAGTCGCTGTAGTGTcttgctgtacacacacatttctatgATCTTGCATACCAGCTTTTAATGCCCATATATTCCTTTTTTAGCCTTATCCGACTGTAGTACCCACCGTCCTCACTTGATCACTGTTACTATAGCGGGAATGCCATTATAAACGATACCAGCAGAGGCAAGCCTGATCTGTGCTACATGTAATGCCCTTAATTATGGGATTACAATCCACCGCACATCACAGCTGGGCCGgctctgcaggaagtgttgcTTCTTCAGTAATCTGTAATCTGCGTGGGTGTTGTCTTTCCATTAGTCTCCCTGCCCACACTAAAGTCACTCCTACAGCTGTTCCCTCGGTGCTCCACAAACAATAACATTGCACAATGAGCCCAAGTCAGACCAACAGCTGGAGTCAAAGAATTACACATTTaagtcacaaataaaaacagacacagaataTTTATAACATTTCTGGAATAACAATTTTCCAACAAACTAGTTTTTAAATGAGTTACACCTTTAAGGTCTTAcgacatttaaataaaaaaaatatttgtgaatatttgtAAAATTCTTATATATTAAAACAAAGCCTGGCAATTAAAAGGCTTCTTAGTTTTGCTTGACTATAAATCAATTCTAAATCTTAAGACAGCGTGTCTCATTAAGCGGAGCACAGGGTGCAGCTCCCTCTATTTGGCAATGTTTCGGTACGAGGCAGAGTTGGCAGAGGTGTGAAGAGGAGTACGGATCGAGAATCAGTAGAAAAACTAAAAGATGAAGGAGGCCATATGCTTCAGGTGTAGATGGCACTTATTTGCTCTAACATACACCTTACcgtatgtctgtcatattgttTTTGCTGTGGTGTTTAAAGTATAGCACAAGGATGCTATATGCAGGCACAGTTATTTGTACCAATCCATTTTCAACAAATGAATATAGAATATGGTATTTTCTTTCAGTGATGGCCAACTTGACCTACTTGGAACATTTTGACACCGTCTTGtgctccctcttttcctttctgtaCCAAttacttcctctttttccttgtAACAACACTCAATCCCTTCCCACAGCCTGGTAACCATAAATTCACAAGTAGCGTGCATGAATCTGATCTTTTCATTGTTGtcttaatgtgaaaaaaaagaaaacagaatctGATTTTCCATGTTAAGGTAGCAACAAAAGATCTGATTTGTCTCTGATAGttaataaaaattcaaaatggGCTACAGGAGTAACGCGAGCCTCTGGGTGAGTGTTTGAGTCTTAGAACTCGTCGtcagagctgagcagcaggGTCTTTTCGTTGTCCCCGCGGGTGCTGAGGTTGCTGTGGCTGCGGGAGAGGGGTGGCCCCCCACCTCGCTCCAGTGTGGACTGCTGGGTGTACTGCTGATAAGCTGGGGAGAAGTTATGGATGGCATCCTGGACCATGTCCCCTGGATTCATGGTCTCCTTCAGGCTGCTGGAGATGCTCTTCATTGGGGCACAGCGACCTGGATGTGGGGTATGAAGGGTGGAATATTAGCAAAGAGACACCGAGCAGGATGGATGGGGAGGGGCATATGAAAGTGACAGATGAgtgaggaaaatacaaaaacagtgtttccaTCCAACTGTCAAGTGAAAGTGCGTTTTGCgaaatgtaaataaatctaataaataaagTTTCCTGAATGCCAGTGATATGCAGATTATACTATAAAATACAGCAACAGTGGGTACATATTACAGGAGGTCAAGATGAATTGACCTTTTAGAACTTTACAATCTATCAAAAGTAATACTACTGGGCAGGTGATTATTTAATACCAGTTTACATTATCAATTTATACTGTATGAGTTCTTATCACTTAAATGCTTTTCTCAGCACAAAGGTTTTAatgctgggagagagagagagagagagagagaaagagaaaaagaggaccACTGAGCAGGTGTGGGGCGAAAGACTAAACAAAATGGTGTTAGGAGAAATGAAAAGGCAAAATGTTCAAAACCTGAATTCACTGTTTGCAATGAGcctaaagaaacaaaacatgacagacGTAGATCCATGACTGTGAATGTATACACTGAATTCATGCTGAACTGAAAAAACATGCGaatcaattaataatttaaccacaattaaacacaaaaaaagctaCCAAAAAGCATTGTAATGGGGACAACCATATAGAACACAGCTAATATGAAACCTACCGTACTGTCCATAGACAGGAAATGAGCCTTTCAGTGCAGCACAGTGAACGAGAGAAAAGGGAgtaaggagaaaagagagacaaggaACACAACAAAGTCAAGATAAAGGAATGGGAATacaaagcaggagaaaagagacagacacacaatatTTGGAAAGTGTCAAAGATAGGAATCAAAGTCAAAAAGGAGACCAAGAGTGAGGTCATCAGATCAGTTTCCAGAGCACGAAGATTATAGTTCACACTAAAATATACTGGTTCTCTTTcacacttttaaaacatttttttttttacacattctgCTTTACTTTTTCTACCTATCA
This genomic window from Pempheris klunzingeri isolate RE-2024b chromosome 17, fPemKlu1.hap1, whole genome shotgun sequence contains:
- the LOC139216550 gene encoding probable ATP-dependent RNA helicase DDX17 — translated: MRGSYGDRDRDRGRDRGTPRFGSSRSGPPPGRKFGNPGDRLRKKRWDLEELPKFEKNFYTEHPEVQRMSQYDLEEYRRKKEITVRGSGCPKPIIHFHQAQYPQYVMDVLMQQNFKEPTAIQAQGFPLALSGRDMVGIAQTGSGKTLSYLLPAIVHINHQPYLERGDGPICLVLAPTRELAQQVQQVAYDYGKSSRIKSTCVYGGAPKGPQIRDLERGVEICIATPGRLIDFLEAGKTNLRRCTYLVLDEADRMLDMGFEPQIRKIVDQIRPDRQTLMWSATWPKEVRQLAEDFLKDYVQINVGALELSANHNILQIVDVCMEGEKDHKLIQLMEEIMAEKENKTIIFVETKKRCDDLTRRMRRDGWPAMCIHGDKSQPERDWVLSEFRSGKAPILIATDVASRGLDVEDVKFVINYDYPNSSEDYIHRIGRTARSTNKGTAYTFFTPGNLRQARELIRVLEEARQAINPKLLQLVDTGRGGGGGGRARFRGNSSSNNPNLMYQDECDRRMRSVGGGSSTKDGRSSSYSRDSRGGSSRDGERSSSSSSSSYRDRSSRDGGRSYGSGSNSYDQYQNNNNSSSSSSRGTSGSGGGGVGPAPTPSVGPQPLMAQQFNPPQPMMGLMGHSPFQFAPPPPPPPTGRK